In Brevibacillus brevis NBRC 100599, a single genomic region encodes these proteins:
- the fabD gene encoding ACP S-malonyltransferase — MEKPVVFMFSGQGSQYYQMGKDLFDQNPVFRKWMLRLDEKVHSLIGESILAQLYDDTKRRDDIFDRTLYTHPAIFMVEYALAQVLMESGIKPDYCLGSSLGEFVAAAVSEIMPVEELLQLVVEQATLYEAYCQKGSMLAILHNPDLYDQEPFLHRNSELVAVNFHSHFVIAGSSHQLQRMEDYVKGKGIICQRLPVSYAFHSSYIDPAEPHYREVLNQKSFGIPQIPFVSGVHGEIMKELPADYFWQVVRKPMQLPKAVQGLEKQQSYIYLDLGPAGNLSNFTKRNLRQDSQSECHSIITPFKKDGENVERIKQLFANKSLKTNRKEGRKMTTYVFPGQGSQIKGMGGSLFDEFPEITAKADQILGYSIKELCLYDPDKQLGKTQFTQPALYVVNALSYLKKVKETGKKPDYVAGHSLGEYNALFASGVFDFETGLHLVKKRGELMSLAVGGGMAAVIGFTLEQVERVLHENHLTSIDIANHNSPSQFVIAGRKEDIERANPVFQEAGVKVYIPLKVSGAFHSRYMSDAKMSFEDYLNQFAFSDMTIPVISNVHARPYKQRDVKRNLVEQITHPVKWNDTIRYLLAVGENEIEEVGPGTVLTKLVTTIRNEAEPLIIEGEEEKESMVQEAKPVAFTVQAEERANSMEQPKEITAFSLGDQSFKQDYNLKYPYLAGAMYKGISSEKLVIKMGKAGMMGFFGSGGLQLDRIERAIQQIQRELQQGEPYGMNLLHLPSDPSMEEKTVELYLAYQVRVIEASGFMAITPALIIYRAKGLSRGMNGQVEAANKIFAKVSQPEVAEAFLSPAPEYLIEKLLQEQKLTREEASLLREVPMADELTVEADSGGNTDHGVASALMPAMIRLRDNMMHKYGYRKPIRIGAAGGIGTPEAAAVAFMLGADYIVTGSINQCTVEAATSESVKDSLQLANVQDTEYAPAGEMFEMGAKIQVLKKGLFFPARANKLHDLYRQYNSLDEIDEKTKQQLQEKYFKRSFEEVYEQLKITCPPQELKRAERTPKYKMALLFKWYFNRCFDWALDGAESYKVDYQIYCGPALGSFNQWVKGTAFENWRDRHVDLIGEMLLKETANLLNQRIHALTGSSK; from the coding sequence GCACCCTTTATACGCATCCTGCTATTTTTATGGTGGAATACGCTCTGGCCCAGGTTCTCATGGAGAGCGGAATAAAGCCCGACTATTGTCTGGGGAGCAGTTTGGGGGAGTTTGTGGCGGCGGCAGTGTCTGAAATCATGCCTGTGGAAGAATTGCTGCAACTCGTGGTTGAACAAGCCACCCTTTACGAAGCGTATTGTCAGAAAGGGAGTATGCTTGCGATTCTCCACAATCCCGATTTGTATGATCAAGAGCCATTCTTGCATCGAAATAGTGAGCTGGTCGCGGTGAATTTTCATTCGCATTTTGTCATTGCTGGGAGCAGTCATCAGCTACAACGCATGGAGGATTACGTCAAAGGCAAAGGGATTATTTGTCAACGACTACCTGTATCATATGCGTTTCACTCCTCTTACATCGATCCGGCTGAACCACATTATCGCGAGGTATTGAATCAGAAATCATTTGGAATTCCCCAGATTCCCTTTGTATCGGGTGTTCATGGTGAAATCATGAAGGAGCTACCTGCTGACTACTTTTGGCAAGTGGTAAGAAAACCAATGCAGCTTCCAAAAGCTGTCCAAGGGCTGGAGAAGCAGCAAAGCTACATCTATTTGGATTTGGGACCAGCAGGCAATTTGAGTAATTTTACAAAGCGAAATTTGCGGCAAGATTCTCAGTCAGAATGCCATTCCATCATCACGCCTTTTAAAAAGGACGGAGAAAATGTAGAGCGCATCAAGCAGCTTTTCGCAAATAAAAGTTTGAAAACCAATAGAAAGGAAGGCAGAAAAATGACCACATATGTTTTCCCAGGGCAGGGCTCCCAAATAAAAGGAATGGGGGGCTCTCTTTTTGATGAGTTTCCAGAAATAACAGCCAAAGCGGATCAGATATTAGGTTATTCCATCAAAGAACTATGTCTCTATGATCCAGACAAGCAACTAGGTAAAACGCAATTTACCCAGCCAGCTCTATATGTGGTCAATGCGCTTAGCTACCTGAAGAAAGTGAAGGAAACCGGGAAAAAGCCTGACTATGTGGCGGGGCACAGCCTGGGTGAGTACAATGCGCTTTTTGCATCAGGGGTGTTTGATTTTGAAACAGGGCTGCATTTGGTGAAAAAAAGAGGTGAGTTGATGAGTCTGGCCGTCGGTGGAGGAATGGCGGCTGTGATTGGGTTTACTTTGGAGCAAGTGGAACGCGTATTACATGAAAATCATTTGACCAGCATTGATATTGCCAATCACAATTCTCCCTCCCAATTTGTGATAGCGGGTCGGAAAGAAGATATCGAGCGTGCCAACCCTGTTTTTCAGGAAGCGGGCGTAAAAGTATACATACCGCTAAAGGTGAGCGGAGCATTTCATTCCCGTTACATGAGTGATGCGAAGATGAGCTTTGAGGACTATTTGAATCAGTTTGCGTTTTCTGATATGACCATTCCGGTGATTTCCAATGTTCACGCGAGACCCTATAAACAGCGCGATGTGAAACGAAATTTGGTTGAACAAATTACACACCCAGTGAAGTGGAATGACACCATTCGATATCTTCTGGCCGTGGGGGAAAACGAAATAGAAGAAGTCGGCCCTGGTACTGTGTTGACCAAGTTAGTTACTACGATCCGAAATGAAGCAGAGCCGCTGATCATAGAAGGGGAAGAAGAGAAAGAAAGCATGGTGCAAGAGGCAAAGCCGGTTGCTTTCACCGTACAGGCGGAAGAGAGAGCAAACAGCATGGAGCAGCCAAAAGAGATTACCGCTTTTTCGCTGGGAGATCAGTCATTTAAACAGGACTACAATCTGAAATATCCCTATCTAGCAGGAGCGATGTACAAGGGAATTTCCTCGGAAAAGCTGGTCATTAAAATGGGGAAAGCCGGGATGATGGGCTTTTTCGGGAGCGGTGGCTTACAGCTGGATAGAATCGAGCGAGCCATCCAACAGATTCAACGTGAACTACAGCAAGGCGAGCCGTATGGGATGAATTTGTTACATCTTCCAAGTGACCCGTCCATGGAAGAAAAAACTGTCGAGCTGTATCTGGCTTATCAAGTGAGGGTGATTGAAGCCTCTGGGTTTATGGCGATTACCCCTGCGTTGATCATCTATCGGGCCAAGGGATTAAGCCGGGGGATGAACGGGCAAGTGGAGGCGGCAAACAAAATTTTTGCCAAGGTATCACAGCCTGAGGTAGCGGAAGCCTTTTTAAGTCCCGCACCTGAGTACTTGATAGAAAAATTGCTGCAAGAACAAAAGCTTACAAGGGAAGAAGCGAGTCTGTTACGGGAAGTCCCAATGGCGGATGAGTTAACGGTGGAGGCCGATTCAGGCGGAAATACCGATCACGGTGTAGCTTCTGCTTTGATGCCTGCAATGATCAGGCTCCGAGATAACATGATGCACAAGTATGGATACCGTAAGCCGATCAGAATAGGGGCTGCGGGCGGCATTGGAACTCCGGAAGCTGCAGCGGTCGCTTTCATGCTTGGGGCGGATTATATTGTGACAGGTTCGATTAACCAGTGCACAGTGGAGGCGGCGACCAGCGAGTCGGTGAAGGATTCGTTGCAGTTGGCCAATGTTCAAGACACAGAGTACGCTCCAGCGGGTGAAATGTTTGAAATGGGAGCCAAAATTCAAGTGTTGAAAAAAGGCTTATTCTTTCCAGCGAGAGCGAACAAATTGCACGACCTCTATCGTCAATACAACTCGCTTGATGAAATCGATGAGAAAACCAAGCAGCAGCTCCAGGAAAAGTATTTTAAACGCAGCTTTGAAGAAGTGTATGAACAGCTGAAAATCACTTGCCCGCCACAGGAACTGAAAAGAGCGGAACGGACGCCGAAATACAAAATGGCGCTCCTTTTCAAATGGTATTTTAACCGCTGTTTTGACTGGGCCTTGGATGGAGCCGAAAGCTATAAAGTGGATTATCAGATTTACTGCGGACCTGCGTTAGGCTCTTTTAATCAGTGGGTGAAGGGAACGGCTTTTGAAAACTGGAGAGACCGTCATGTTGATCTCATCGGTGAAATGCTGCTCAAGGAGACAGCCAACCTCTTGAATCAGCGTATCCACGCCTTAACAGGTTCGAGCAAATAA